ATCTTCCCGTGAATCGCAGGCAGGATGGCACGCTGACAGACTGGTAATCCACAAAAACCCCGCAACGGCAGGATGCCGTTCTCCTCGAAGGAAAACGGCAGCGTTTATGCCTGACATGCTCTACCTTATATAGGAGAAATGCTCTACTGCGGAGTTATCCCCGATTCGAGCTGCGTTGCGCGGTTCGCGGTCTCACGCACGAGACACACGTTATCGACCGTCTCTCCGTTGATCTTGCACTGCGCATCGCGATGCCGGATCCAGGCCAGCTCTTCGCTCTTGAGAGATGCTTTCGCATCGGCGGACTGCGCGGCCTTCATCCGTGTCTGATACGCCCGGTTGAGGCGCGCATCCTGAAACGTCATTTCCTTCTGCACGCAGATGCCGACCTGAACGGTATTCTGGCGCGCACGCGCGATGCAGCGATCGTAGCGTGGTGAAAGTTGAGCAACGGCACACGCGCTGAACAACAGGAGCGCAGCACCAACGGTGATCTTCTTCATGCGGACACCTCTTCCGGTGTTACGACTTCTGGTGTGGCGAGCAGAGCCCCCCAGTTCAGCCCTGCGCCAAATGCAGCGAACAGGACTGGGCTCTGGACCGGCCCGGGATTGGCAGAATGCCATTCGGCCGCGGCAATCAACATCGACGCGGAAGATGTATTGCCATAACGCCGAATATTGACGAAACAACGCTCCATCGGCAACCCGATAGACTTCGCCACCTTTTCAATCAGGTTCACATTTGCCTGGTGCATGAGCATGACGCTCAACTCTGCAGACGTCAAGGCGTTTCGCTCGAGCAAGGTTTTGATCGCTGCAGGAATTTTGCGTGCCGCCTGCAGAATGACCGATCCGCCTTCCATATGCAGGAGCCCGCCCTCCATGCGCAGAATCTCGCAGGCATTGCCATCCGTGGCCAGCAAAGCGTCTTTCAATTTCAAAAAACCTTGATGCGCATCGATCAGACATGCACCGGCGCCATCGCCGAAGAGAATGGCCGTATCCCGACCATCCGGCGTCAGTTGCACGCGGCGGCTCATCACCTCGGAAGCCACCACCAGCACCTTGCCGGCCGAGGAGGCAAATTGCATGGCGATATGCATGGCGATCAAAGAGCCCGCGCTGGCAACAGGAACATCGAGCGCCAGAATCTGGCTCAGGCCGAGCCTGGCGGCGACAGAGGCCGCGGGCCCCGGACAGAACCGGTCCGCAGACCCGCTGGCAACGATCAGCATGCCGATTTCCGCAGGTACAACGCCCGCATTGCGAAGGCAGTCTTCGGCAGCCGCCACGGCCAGAGAAACCACATCCTCATTCTCGGCCGCGTAATGGCGCTCCTCGATACCGCTCTTGGCGACGATATCGTCAGCGGTCATATCGACCAGCGCCGCAATCTCCGCGCTGGTCACAACCCGCTCAGGAACATAGGTACCGAAGGCACGCAGATAGCTCACGCAACACCCTTATTAGCCAGGTAACCCTGTACTTTCTCAATGGTGTCGAACTTGCGCGCCGAAAGATCGCTGTCCGGAATCTTCACGTTGAACTCTTCTTCCAGACCGCTGACAAAGTCGGGAAGAGCAAAGCTATCCAGCAGGCCCGAATCGAAGAGCGATTCGTCATCCTGGGGTGTAATCGGTTCGCCTGCAACGGCCTGAAGAACTTTGATGATTCCCGGCTTTGTATCCATAATTTCCCTCTCTAACTCCGTCATTTTCCAGTCTGCGACCACGCATAACTACCTATAACTAATAGTCCTGAATGGTGCCTCGTTTTACAAACCCGTCGTAGCTCGACATGACGTCCGCAAACAAGGCGTCTGCCAGCACACGATACCCGGTGCCTGTTAGATGCGTGTGATCCGGTTGTGCATAACCTGCCGCAACCCAGCGCTGCATGGAGCCAAATCCTCCCTGCCGGGCGCTCCAGTCCCAGAAGGCGCAGTGATGCGTGCGGCAGACCTCGCGCTGAGCATCGATAATTCTTTCCGTTCCCGTATACGGGACATACGCCCTCCGCTGGATACGCCGCCCCCTGCGTCCGATTACATAGCTCGACCTTGCGATGGCCCGGTCTCCCGGCCCCAGCACCAGGATGGAGGCATCCGGAGAAACCGTGTGCAGGTGATCGATCAGGGTCGCGAAAGAGGCCTGATAATCCTCGCGCGTCCAGCTTCCCGCCGCTTCATTCGTGCCATAGGCAAGCACAATCAACTGCGGCGGCCGCGATGCAAGATAGGTATCGAACAGGCTGCGGTTCCATCGCAGAATCAGAGGAGCCTCCGCTCCGTTGATCCCGATCGCCTCCC
The Silvibacterium dinghuense DNA segment above includes these coding regions:
- a CDS encoding lysozyme inhibitor LprI family protein, coding for MKKITVGAALLLFSACAVAQLSPRYDRCIARARQNTVQVGICVQKEMTFQDARLNRAYQTRMKAAQSADAKASLKSEELAWIRHRDAQCKINGETVDNVCLVRETANRATQLESGITPQ
- a CDS encoding phosphopantetheine-binding protein; this translates as MDTKPGIIKVLQAVAGEPITPQDDESLFDSGLLDSFALPDFVSGLEEEFNVKIPDSDLSARKFDTIEKVQGYLANKGVA
- a CDS encoding 3-oxoacyl-ACP synthase III family protein produces the protein MSYLRAFGTYVPERVVTSAEIAALVDMTADDIVAKSGIEERHYAAENEDVVSLAVAAAEDCLRNAGVVPAEIGMLIVASGSADRFCPGPAASVAARLGLSQILALDVPVASAGSLIAMHIAMQFASSAGKVLVVASEVMSRRVQLTPDGRDTAILFGDGAGACLIDAHQGFLKLKDALLATDGNACEILRMEGGLLHMEGGSVILQAARKIPAAIKTLLERNALTSAELSVMLMHQANVNLIEKVAKSIGLPMERCFVNIRRYGNTSSASMLIAAAEWHSANPGPVQSPVLFAAFGAGLNWGALLATPEVVTPEEVSA